A window of the Roseovarius sp. S88 genome harbors these coding sequences:
- a CDS encoding aquaporin, whose translation MNKLVAEFIGTFTLVLFGCGAAVIAGADIGLTGISFAFGLALIGMAYGIGPVSGCHINPAVSLGAVAAGRMEMGVAIGYIFAQVAGAIVAALVLLAIASGKADYSVAENGLGQNGWGAGYLGEYTMMAAFLFEVVATFLFVVVILGTTGAGAPSAMAGLAIGLTLVVIHLVGINITGVSVNPARSFGPALFAGATALSQVWLFIIAPIIGGVLAGIVFRSGVLDGEA comes from the coding sequence ATGAACAAACTTGTGGCCGAGTTTATCGGCACATTCACACTGGTGCTGTTTGGATGCGGCGCTGCGGTGATCGCCGGGGCTGATATCGGCCTCACAGGCATCAGTTTTGCCTTTGGTCTGGCCTTGATCGGCATGGCCTACGGAATCGGCCCTGTTTCGGGCTGTCATATCAACCCGGCGGTTTCGCTGGGCGCAGTTGCGGCAGGCCGGATGGAGATGGGCGTGGCCATTGGCTACATCTTCGCGCAAGTGGCCGGGGCCATTGTTGCCGCTCTGGTTCTCTTGGCGATTGCCAGCGGCAAGGCGGATTATTCGGTTGCCGAGAACGGCCTGGGGCAGAATGGATGGGGCGCGGGATACCTGGGCGAATACACGATGATGGCCGCGTTCCTCTTTGAAGTGGTCGCAACATTCCTTTTCGTTGTCGTCATTTTGGGCACCACAGGAGCAGGTGCACCTTCGGCGATGGCCGGGCTCGCCATTGGTCTGACGCTTGTTGTCATTCACTTGGTCGGGATCAACATCACCGGCGTCTCGGTCAATCCGGCACGCTCTTTTGGACCAGCCCTGTTTGCCGGCGCAACAGCCCTGAGCCAGGTCTGGCTTTTCATCATCGCCCCGATCATCGGTGGCGTTCTGGCTGGAATCGTCTTCCGGTCAGGTGTTTTGGATGGTGAGGCCTAA
- a CDS encoding DNA recombination protein RmuC encodes MITIDGTPYALNDPLVLAALGGLAVVLLMLILLFLSARAAGRSARAMAPLAMQMGQLGQRVQGLGDGQERLAGGLHHVSEAQAQSQTAMLQLMEKRLSEVSGQMNENLQGSARRTAQTLGELQQRLKAIDKAQDNITKLSGDVLTLQDILSNKQTRGAFGEIQLTDIVSKALPKDSYTLQATLSNGKRADCLIHLPNPPGPICVDSKFPLEAYEALRNATNDWEVNEAAKFLRTSVKKHIKDISEKYILDGETADGALMFLPSEAVYAELHANFPDLVREGFSARVWIVSPTTCMATLNTMRAILKDARMREQAGAIRRELGLLFADVERLGTRVENLDRHFGQAAKDISDIKISADKAGRRARRLDNFDFEELAPDTDETVVKLTKDS; translated from the coding sequence ATGATCACCATCGACGGCACTCCTTATGCTTTAAACGATCCGCTCGTCCTGGCTGCTCTGGGGGGTCTGGCCGTGGTGCTCTTGATGCTCATTCTTCTATTCCTGTCGGCCCGCGCAGCCGGACGATCGGCCCGCGCTATGGCTCCACTGGCGATGCAGATGGGCCAACTCGGCCAGCGCGTCCAAGGCCTCGGCGACGGGCAGGAACGTCTCGCCGGGGGGCTGCATCACGTCTCTGAGGCGCAGGCCCAAAGCCAGACGGCCATGCTGCAACTGATGGAAAAACGCCTCTCTGAGGTTTCGGGTCAGATGAACGAAAACCTGCAAGGCTCCGCCCGTCGCACGGCACAGACGCTGGGCGAGTTGCAACAGCGCCTCAAGGCCATCGACAAAGCGCAGGACAACATCACCAAGCTCTCGGGCGATGTGCTGACGTTGCAGGACATCTTGTCGAACAAACAAACGCGCGGCGCGTTCGGGGAAATCCAACTCACCGATATTGTGTCCAAGGCCCTGCCCAAGGACAGCTACACGCTGCAGGCCACGCTTTCCAACGGCAAGCGGGCCGACTGCCTCATCCATCTGCCCAATCCCCCCGGGCCAATCTGTGTCGACAGCAAGTTCCCCCTAGAAGCCTATGAGGCGCTGCGCAATGCCACCAATGACTGGGAGGTCAACGAGGCCGCCAAGTTCCTGCGCACCTCCGTCAAAAAGCACATCAAGGACATCTCCGAGAAATACATCCTCGATGGCGAAACCGCCGATGGCGCGCTGATGTTCCTACCCTCCGAGGCGGTCTATGCCGAACTGCACGCCAATTTCCCCGATCTTGTGCGCGAAGGGTTCTCTGCACGCGTCTGGATCGTCTCGCCCACCACATGCATGGCCACGCTCAACACCATGCGCGCCATCCTCAAAGACGCCCGCATGCGCGAACAGGCAGGGGCCATCCGCCGTGAACTGGGCCTGCTCTTTGCGGATGTCGAACGACTGGGCACGCGGGTGGAAAACCTGGACCGGCATTTCGGGCAGGCGGCCAAGGACATCTCGGACATCAAGATTTCGGCCGACAAGGCCGGACGCCGCGCCCGCCGCTTGGATAACTTTGATTTTGAGGAACTGGCCCCGGACACCGATGAAACGGTGGTCAAACTCACCAAAGACAGCTGA
- a CDS encoding succinylglutamate desuccinylase/aspartoacylase family protein, which yields MTPRTAFYIGGQSVPPGTRKTIDVPVSTLSDHTPVNLAVHVIHGRRPGPVLFVSAAVHGDEVIGVEIVRRLLKARMLDRLAGTLLAVPIVNSFGFHNHSRYLPDRRDLNRCFPGGAQGSMASRLAHIFMEEIVRRSDVGIDLHSAAIHRINLPQIRLTPDNERLRHLGEVFGAPVMMQSKLREGSLRIAAEEEGVDVLLYEGGEGLRFDELTVRAGVSGCLRVMHALGMIGVKGVPKVKSKPVQAATSRWYRAPVGGVFRAYVTIGDTVEPGTVLGVVSDPMGETDCEVHCEEQGIVIGRSNMPAVYEGEALFHIAETPKAEAAAEGVAAHLEAAPLYDEDEIL from the coding sequence ATGACACCTCGAACTGCATTTTACATCGGTGGCCAGTCCGTGCCACCCGGCACGCGCAAAACCATAGATGTGCCGGTCAGCACCCTATCCGATCACACCCCGGTCAATCTGGCGGTGCATGTCATCCACGGGCGTCGGCCCGGCCCGGTTCTGTTTGTTTCTGCAGCAGTCCATGGCGACGAGGTAATCGGTGTCGAGATTGTGCGCAGGCTTCTAAAGGCGCGGATGCTCGACCGGCTCGCTGGAACGTTGCTGGCCGTGCCCATTGTGAACAGCTTTGGATTTCATAACCATTCGCGATACCTACCAGACCGGCGCGATTTGAACCGGTGCTTTCCCGGCGGCGCTCAAGGCTCAATGGCCTCTCGTCTGGCGCATATTTTCATGGAAGAGATCGTGCGCCGATCCGATGTCGGCATTGACCTGCACTCCGCCGCGATCCACCGGATCAACCTGCCGCAAATTCGTTTGACCCCGGACAATGAACGTCTACGCCATCTGGGCGAAGTCTTTGGCGCCCCAGTGATGATGCAATCCAAGCTCCGCGAAGGCAGCCTGCGCATAGCCGCAGAAGAAGAAGGTGTTGATGTCCTTCTCTATGAAGGGGGCGAGGGACTGCGCTTTGACGAATTAACCGTGCGCGCCGGGGTCAGCGGCTGTCTTCGGGTGATGCATGCGCTGGGCATGATTGGGGTCAAAGGCGTGCCCAAGGTCAAATCCAAACCTGTGCAGGCCGCCACATCGCGGTGGTATCGCGCGCCGGTCGGCGGCGTGTTTCGCGCCTATGTCACCATTGGTGACACAGTCGAACCCGGCACCGTGCTGGGTGTGGTGTCCGATCCCATGGGCGAGACCGATTGCGAAGTCCACTGTGAAGAACAAGGCATCGTCATTGGTCGCTCAAACATGCCAGCGGTCTACGAAGGTGAGGCGTTGTTCCACATCGCCGAAACACCCAAGGCCGAGGCAGCGGCAGAAGGCGTCGCCGCGCATCTAGAGGCAGCCCCGCTTTATGATGAAGACGAAATACTCTGA
- the mutL gene encoding DNA mismatch repair endonuclease MutL — protein sequence MEQIKPHIGDNRPQIRQLDESAINRIAAGEVVERPASAVKELVENALDAGAGRISVDIADGGKTLIRVSDDGCGMTADDLPLALSRHATSKIDGSDLLNIQSFGFRGEALPSLGAVGRLTIASRAEDAEAAEITVAGGGMTAVKPTALNQGTVVTLRDLFYATPARLKFMRTDRAEAQAVTDVIKRLAMAEPFVAFTLRDVSEGRDPRTVFRADAETGDLFEALHGRLSQVLGREFAENALRIEATRDGLHMTGYAALPTYSRGAAVAQYMFVNGRPVRDKMLYGALRAAYMDVLSRDRHPVAALFIDCDPTLVDVNVHPAKSEVRFRDPGLARGLIVSGLRHALAEAGHRASSTVAEAAMGAMQPEPAGARVYQMDRPGPAARAASYQAQAPQQAPGFAEMQTDYSARVEPVVMEAPQDPQHISPQSLPLGAARAQVHENYIIAQTETGMVIVDQHAAHERLVYEKLKHQMAKNGVATQALLIPEIVELNTDEAATLLDLADDLERFGLIIEAFGPGSIAVRETPAILGTCEAEAILRDILDEITDTGGSEALKTRIDAILSRVACHGSVRSGRRMQADEMNALLREMEATPHSGQCNHGRPTYIELKLSDIERLFGRT from the coding sequence ATGGAGCAGATAAAACCCCATATAGGCGATAACCGTCCTCAAATCCGACAGTTGGATGAGTCCGCGATCAACCGGATTGCCGCCGGTGAAGTGGTTGAGCGCCCGGCCTCTGCGGTCAAGGAACTTGTTGAAAACGCTCTGGATGCGGGTGCGGGTCGTATCTCAGTTGATATCGCGGACGGTGGGAAAACTCTTATTCGTGTGAGCGATGACGGTTGTGGCATGACCGCAGACGACTTGCCGCTGGCGTTGAGCCGTCATGCCACATCGAAAATCGACGGCTCCGATCTGCTGAATATCCAAAGCTTTGGTTTTCGCGGAGAGGCCCTGCCGTCGCTGGGGGCCGTTGGGCGGTTGACCATTGCATCGCGAGCAGAAGATGCAGAGGCAGCTGAGATCACCGTCGCTGGCGGTGGCATGACTGCGGTTAAGCCCACTGCTCTTAACCAGGGTACCGTCGTGACCCTGCGCGATCTCTTTTACGCCACACCCGCGCGGCTCAAATTCATGCGCACCGACCGGGCCGAGGCGCAGGCGGTCACGGATGTGATCAAACGTCTGGCCATGGCTGAGCCGTTTGTGGCCTTTACCCTGCGTGATGTCTCGGAGGGTCGGGACCCCCGGACCGTGTTTCGCGCAGATGCAGAAACCGGCGATTTGTTCGAGGCCTTGCACGGACGGCTGTCACAGGTTTTGGGCCGCGAGTTCGCCGAAAACGCTCTGCGCATCGAGGCCACGCGCGATGGCCTGCACATGACGGGCTATGCCGCTTTGCCCACCTATTCGCGCGGCGCGGCGGTTGCGCAGTACATGTTCGTCAATGGCCGCCCCGTGCGGGACAAGATGCTCTATGGCGCCTTGCGCGCGGCCTATATGGACGTGCTCAGCCGTGACAGGCACCCTGTGGCGGCACTCTTTATCGACTGTGACCCGACCTTGGTGGATGTGAATGTGCATCCCGCCAAATCCGAGGTGCGCTTTCGCGATCCGGGACTGGCGCGGGGGCTGATCGTCTCGGGCCTGCGCCATGCCTTGGCCGAGGCTGGGCATCGCGCGTCATCCACCGTGGCAGAGGCCGCGATGGGGGCGATGCAACCTGAACCCGCCGGCGCAAGGGTCTACCAGATGGACCGCCCCGGACCGGCCGCACGCGCCGCCAGTTATCAAGCGCAAGCACCACAACAGGCCCCCGGTTTTGCCGAAATGCAAACAGACTACTCCGCGCGGGTCGAGCCGGTCGTGATGGAAGCGCCTCAAGACCCGCAACATATCTCTCCGCAATCGCTCCCCCTTGGTGCGGCCCGCGCGCAAGTGCATGAGAACTACATCATCGCTCAAACTGAAACCGGCATGGTCATCGTAGATCAGCACGCGGCGCACGAACGTTTGGTTTATGAAAAGCTCAAACACCAGATGGCCAAGAATGGCGTGGCGACACAGGCATTGCTCATCCCAGAGATTGTCGAATTGAACACCGATGAGGCCGCGACACTCCTTGATCTGGCCGACGATCTGGAGCGCTTTGGTCTCATCATCGAAGCCTTTGGGCCGGGCAGCATCGCGGTGCGCGAAACCCCCGCCATTCTTGGCACCTGTGAAGCCGAAGCCATATTGCGCGACATCCTTGACGAGATCACTGATACCGGCGGCAGTGAGGCGCTCAAAACCCGCATTGATGCCATCCTCAGCCGCGTGGCCTGTCACGGCTCGGTCCGCTCCGGCCGGCGCATGCAGGCCGACGAGATGAACGCCCTTCTGCGCGAGATGGAGGCCACACCCCATTCCGGGCAATGTAACCATGGCCGCCCCACATATATCGAGCTGAAACTCAGCGACATTGAACGCCTGTTTGGACGCACATGA